A single region of the Triticum dicoccoides isolate Atlit2015 ecotype Zavitan chromosome 2B, WEW_v2.0, whole genome shotgun sequence genome encodes:
- the LOC119362029 gene encoding uncharacterized protein LOC119362029: protein MSVDLAHKIVSTLRRSERCKNTRVIYNDDYEEDSETEITDSEEDSETQITDSEEVASPSPSGLNVASVDDGSGEEDFCSVPRKDRRAPLKVKNKKAPKTISEGSGTKGQSQCGGLGVERSNEEVDLDEPLIALKQKKEKTTPSKAKRRTDASSSPHATKLDTSAKRDEISPVQTSLFESRLHDLVTQKLERRAVDQEHSRIAIERTCDHSSVVLHQFPIKDNECGQQPGFITQPTEADVSEAKAHLYDSVEQKKTNNNFSSLGPIDEVSNHQKSLDDTSNYTDVRCTSVVIQPDLCGSTDRICTSHEEVVQMPVEGQLDSLVCHGVKTKDILLHINVEQAATGYNFAFDKTLDLAHTANFDTQDGRLENIVYGALNNNVQRKCFETKTSVGVPDTVVTLSSPTTANVSHDGCLLLANMEGSSTDIDQLSGTMNVGICRSVNDQESRETGDAISDSSSNPEETQEISDGQTRASDFFIDEGSIEDNTPRKLLSQRKIMSPTSQEKFCNALAGIDLCGVQRLERKINLEDCDVSSQALPQTTNKQYRSILTRDRKLKSRTSISFTRKGVLKSTESPYPELTSSSVLLDTEKAVEFSQRQMHDIESIAANLIRSLKHMRSLVDENLSSEAQSLLPNFNTAEMRAASEDALKVERTTRKWLTIMNKDCNRFCKILTLEGKKAASHPELPRKRRRITFADEAGGMLCSVNVFSDVQTSPACEGES, encoded by the exons ATGTCTGTAGATTTGGCTCACAAAATAGTTTCGACTCTCAGAAGATCTGAAAGGTGCAAGAACACCCGTGTAATATACAATGATGATTATGAAGAAGATTCCGAGACTGAGATAACTGATTCTGAAGAAGATTCCGAGACTCAGATAACTGATTCTGAAGAAGTTGCCTCTCCTTCACCCTCGGGACTTAATGTTGCTTCTGTTGATGATGGTTCCGGTGAAGAGGATTTTTGCAGTGTGCCTCGCAAGGATCGAAGAGCTCCGTTGAAAGTTAAGAATAAGAAGGCTCCAAAAACTATTTCTGAAGGATCTGGCACTAAGGGTCAGTCtcagtgtgggggtcttggggttgaaAGATCAAACGAGGAAGTTGATCTTGATgagcctcttattgctttgaaacAGAAGAAAGAAAAGACAACCCCTTCTAAGGCGAAAAGAAGGACGGATGCATCATCTTCTCCACATGCTACAAAACTAGATACATCAGCAAAGAGAGATGAAATTAGTCCTGTACAAACTTCCCTATTCGAGTCAAGGCTGCATGACTTAGTGACACAGAAGCTTGAAAGAAGAGCTGTAGATCAAGAGCACTCGAGAATTGCTATTG AACGCACCTGTGACCATTCATCTGTTGTGCTGCATCAGTTTCCCATCAAAGATAATGAATGTGGACAGCAGCCTGGTTTCATCACCCAACCAACTGAAGCAGATGTTTCTGAAGCCAAAGCGCATTTGTATGACAGTGTGGAACAAAAAAAGACTAATAACAATTTTTCTTCACTAGGTCCCATTGATGAAGTGAGCAACCATCAGAAATCTTTAGATGATACAAGTAATTACACAGATGTGAGGTGCACATCGGTGGTCATCCAACCTGATTTATGTGGAAGCACAGACAGGATTTGCACTTCGCATGAGGAGGTTGTGCAGATGCCGGTGGAGGGTCAATTAGATTCACTAGTCTGCCATGGTGTGAAAACAAAGGATATATTACTGCATATAAATGTTGAACAAGCAGCCACAGGCTACAATTTTGCTTTTGATAAGACTCTTGATTTGGCTCATACTGCCAATTTTGACACTCAAGACGGGCGGCTAGAAAATATAGTTTATGGTGCTCTGAATAATAATGTGCAGCGGAAGTGTTTTGAAACAAAAACTTCTGTTGGAGTTCCAGATACTGTTGTGACTCTGAGCTCACCAACCACAGCAAATGTTTCACATGATGGCTGCCTCTTACTTGCCAACATGGAGGGGTCATCAACGGATATTGATCAGTTAAGTGGTACAATGAATGTTGGCATTTGTAGATCTGTTAATGATCAAGAATCAAGAGAAACTGGAGATGCAATATCAGATAGCTCCTCTAATCCTGAAGAAACACAAGAAATTTCTGATGGGCAAACTAGGGCGTCTGATTTTTTCATTGATGAAGGATCAATTGAAGATAATACTCCAAGAAAACTGTTGTCCCAGAGAAAG ATTATGTCACCAACTTCTCAGGAGAAGTTTTGCAATGCTTTGGCTGGTATCGATTTGTGTGGAGTCCAAAGGCTTG AGAGAAAGATTAATCTTGAAGATTGTGATGTAAGTAGTCAAGCATTACCTCAGACGACAAACAAGCAATACCGATCTATATTAACCAGAGACAGGAAACTTAAGAGCAGAACTTCTATCTCCTTTACAAGGAAAGGAGTTCTTAAGTCAACAGAATCCCCATATCCTGAGCTGACAAGTTCATCTGTTCTTTTGGACACTGAGAAAGCTGTTGAGTTTTCACAAAGgcagatgcatgatatagaaagcATTGCAGCAAATCTTATCAGGAGCTTGAAGCACATGAGAAGTTTAGTGGACGAAAATTTGTCATCAGAAGCACAGTCTTTGCTTCCTAATTTTAACACTGCCGAG ATGAGAGCAGCATCTGAGGATGCATTAAAGGTGGAGAGAACTACAAGGAAATGGTTGACAATAATGAACAAAGATTGCAATCGTTTTTGTAAAATATTG ACACTAGAGGGAAAGAAGGCCGCTTCGCATCCAGAATTGCCGAGGAAACGTAGGAGGATAACGTTCGCGGATGAAGCTGGAGGAATGCTCTGCTCTGTTAATGTGTTTAGTGATGTACAGACCTCTCCTGCATGCGAGGGTGAGTCATAA